From Sphingobium sp. RAC03, a single genomic window includes:
- a CDS encoding extracellular catalytic domain type 1 short-chain-length polyhydroxyalkanoate depolymerase: MKNPFASAMKAARLMQKGRPMSAAFAMHGLLTTPAKPLKKAPARKPATKRTPKPTPPARPLPGSFTDGLFESKHGTIRYKLYTPTGSARRRMPIVVMLHGCSQSAGDFATGTGMNQLADERGVIMLYPEQSRSANMARCWNWHRPGDQLRGKGEPALIAGLTRHAIALARADPTRVYIAGISAGGVAAAIIGQAYPELFVAVGIHSALTRGDVSTVSGALAAMRGRSTSEAPTGRTPRPRPTIVFHGDADTVVHPSNADGFRSLLERSTHGPLVSRTEEGMSAGGRAFTRTEHRDAKGDVMLENWTVHGSSHAWSGGARAGSYTDPAGPDASRAMLRFFLARRRKPVRKAVP; this comes from the coding sequence ATGAAAAATCCATTCGCCTCGGCTATGAAGGCCGCCAGACTGATGCAGAAGGGCCGCCCGATGTCGGCCGCCTTTGCCATGCATGGGCTACTGACGACTCCCGCCAAGCCCCTCAAAAAAGCGCCAGCCCGCAAACCTGCCACCAAACGGACGCCCAAGCCGACCCCGCCCGCCCGGCCCCTGCCCGGCAGCTTCACCGACGGCCTGTTCGAAAGCAAGCATGGCACGATTCGCTATAAGCTCTACACGCCGACCGGCTCCGCGCGCCGCCGTATGCCGATCGTCGTGATGCTCCATGGCTGTTCCCAATCCGCGGGCGATTTCGCAACCGGCACCGGCATGAACCAACTCGCCGACGAACGCGGCGTCATCATGCTCTATCCCGAACAATCCCGGTCGGCCAATATGGCCCGCTGCTGGAACTGGCACCGGCCTGGCGACCAACTGCGCGGCAAGGGCGAACCGGCGCTGATCGCCGGGCTGACCCGCCACGCCATCGCGCTGGCCCGCGCCGACCCCACGCGGGTCTATATCGCGGGCATATCCGCAGGCGGCGTCGCGGCCGCGATCATCGGCCAGGCCTATCCCGAACTGTTCGTCGCGGTCGGCATCCATTCCGCCCTGACCCGTGGCGACGTCAGCACCGTCAGCGGCGCGCTGGCCGCCATGCGGGGCCGCTCGACGAGCGAGGCCCCGACCGGCCGCACACCCCGCCCCCGCCCGACCATCGTCTTTCATGGCGACGCCGACACCGTCGTCCACCCCTCCAATGCGGACGGCTTCCGGTCGCTGCTCGAACGGTCGACCCACGGCCCGCTGGTCAGCCGGACGGAGGAAGGCATGTCGGCGGGCGGACGCGCCTTCACCCGCACCGAACATCGCGACGCAAAGGGCGACGTCATGCTGGAAAACTGGACCGTCCATGGCAGCAGCCACGCCTGGTCGGGCGGCGCGCGCGCGGGTTCCTACACCGACCCCGCCGGTCCCGACGCCTCGCGCGCCATGCTGCGCTTCTTCCTCGCCCGTAGGCGCAAGCCAGTGCGCAAGGCCGTGCCCTGA
- the rplI gene encoding 50S ribosomal protein L9 translates to MEIILLERIEKLGAIGDVVTVKDGYARNFLLPNKKALRSNNANKKVFEANRAKIEADNAARRADAEAAADGVNGTQIVLIRQSSNAGALYGSVAVRDILEALSAQGITNVTKSMIVLERPIKTLGVFDVKVALHPEVVTTIQVNVARSPEEADLQSQGVDVMADLFEKDESGFTEDYDPNAEPGEIAMDKAEDEAPAEDA, encoded by the coding sequence ATGGAAATCATTCTGCTCGAACGCATCGAGAAGCTCGGCGCCATTGGCGACGTCGTAACCGTCAAGGACGGCTACGCCCGTAACTTCCTGTTGCCGAACAAGAAGGCGCTGCGCTCCAACAACGCCAATAAAAAGGTGTTCGAGGCCAACCGCGCCAAGATCGAAGCCGACAATGCTGCCCGTCGTGCCGACGCGGAAGCCGCGGCCGATGGTGTCAACGGCACCCAGATCGTCCTGATCCGCCAGTCGTCCAACGCTGGTGCGCTCTATGGTTCGGTTGCGGTTCGCGACATCCTCGAAGCGCTCAGCGCCCAGGGCATCACCAACGTGACCAAGTCGATGATCGTGCTGGAACGCCCGATCAAGACGCTCGGCGTTTTCGACGTCAAGGTTGCGCTGCACCCCGAAGTCGTGACCACCATCCAGGTCAACGTCGCCCGCTCGCCGGAAGAAGCCGATCTCCAGTCGCAAGGCGTGGACGTGATGGCTGATCTGTTCGAAAAGGACGAGAGCGGCTTCACCGAAGACTATGATCCCAATGCTGAGCCTGGCGAAATCGCCATGGACAAGGCTGAAGACGAAGCCCCGGCCGAAGACGCCTGA
- a CDS encoding ABC transporter ATP-binding protein, with product MASIITIDGLTKRYASGFEALKGVDLTIEEGEIFALLGPNGAGKTTMISIICGIARATGGSVTVAGHDIVRDYRGARSAIGLVPQELSTDQFERVIDTVTFSRGLFGKPRNPAHIEKVLRDLSLWDKRNSKILELSGGMKRRVMIAKALSHEPRVLFLDEPTAGVDVELRRDMWTLIGELRQTGVTIILTTHYIEEAEEMADRVGVINRGELMLVEDKVALMKKLGKKTLSVVLAEPLASVPGELAEWDVTLKADGHEIEYIFDTTAERTGVSSLLRRLGDLGIAYKDLNTRQSSLEDIFVSLVHQEKAA from the coding sequence ATGGCATCCATCATTACCATCGACGGCCTGACCAAACGCTATGCGTCTGGATTCGAGGCGCTCAAGGGCGTTGACCTGACCATCGAGGAAGGCGAGATTTTCGCGCTGCTGGGGCCGAATGGCGCGGGCAAGACGACGATGATCTCCATCATCTGCGGCATTGCGCGGGCGACGGGCGGCAGCGTGACGGTGGCCGGGCATGACATTGTGCGCGACTATCGCGGGGCGCGGTCGGCGATCGGGCTGGTGCCGCAGGAATTGTCCACCGACCAGTTCGAACGGGTGATCGACACGGTGACGTTCAGCCGGGGGCTGTTCGGCAAGCCGCGCAACCCGGCCCATATCGAAAAGGTGCTGCGCGACCTGTCGCTGTGGGACAAGCGCAACAGCAAAATCTTGGAATTGTCGGGCGGCATGAAGCGCCGGGTGATGATCGCCAAGGCGCTGAGCCATGAGCCGCGCGTGCTGTTCCTGGACGAGCCCACGGCGGGCGTGGACGTGGAGTTGCGGCGCGACATGTGGACGCTGATCGGCGAATTGCGCCAGACCGGCGTCACCATCATCCTGACCACCCATTATATCGAGGAGGCTGAGGAAATGGCCGACCGGGTGGGGGTGATCAACCGCGGCGAGCTGATGCTGGTCGAGGACAAGGTCGCGCTGATGAAGAAGCTGGGCAAGAAGACGCTGAGCGTTGTTCTGGCCGAGCCGCTGGCGAGCGTGCCCGGCGAACTGGCCGAATGGGACGTGACGCTGAAGGCCGATGGCCATGAAATCGAATATATTTTCGATACGACGGCGGAGCGGACCGGGGTGTCGTCGCTGCTGCGGCGGCTGGGTGACCTGGGCATCGCGTATAAGGATCTGAATACGCGGCAGAGCAGCCTGGAGGATATTTTCGTGAGCCTGGTTCATCAGGAGAAGGCGGCGTGA
- a CDS encoding ABC transporter permease produces the protein MLQNVRAIAAIYLFELHRFRRTLMTGLLVPVITTSLYFVVFGGAIGSRMTEVDGIPYAAFIVPGLIMMSMFTESIFNASFGIYMPKFTGTIYELLSAPVSATETIIAYVGAAATKSLIVGSIIFLTAHLFVDVQVAHPFAMAGFMVLIAISFCLFGFILGVWAQSFEQLQVIPMLLIMPMTFLGGAFYSVQMLAEPWRTITFFNPIVYLISGFRWTFFGQGDVGIEFSLLFVAGMLTVCIAIIAWMFRTGYRFKK, from the coding sequence ATGCTACAGAATGTGCGCGCCATTGCGGCGATCTATCTGTTCGAATTGCATCGGTTCCGGCGCACGCTCATGACGGGCCTGCTGGTGCCGGTGATTACGACATCGCTCTATTTCGTGGTGTTCGGCGGCGCGATCGGGTCGCGGATGACGGAGGTGGACGGGATTCCCTATGCCGCCTTCATCGTGCCGGGCCTCATCATGATGTCGATGTTCACCGAGAGCATCTTCAATGCGAGTTTCGGCATCTATATGCCCAAATTCACCGGCACCATCTATGAATTGCTGTCGGCCCCGGTGTCAGCGACCGAGACGATCATCGCCTATGTCGGCGCGGCGGCGACCAAGTCGCTGATCGTCGGCAGCATCATTTTCCTGACGGCGCATCTGTTCGTCGATGTGCAGGTGGCGCATCCCTTTGCGATGGCCGGGTTCATGGTGCTGATCGCGATCAGTTTCTGCCTGTTCGGCTTCATCCTTGGCGTATGGGCGCAGAGTTTCGAGCAGTTGCAGGTGATCCCGATGCTGCTGATCATGCCGATGACGTTTCTGGGCGGGGCTTTTTATTCAGTGCAGATGCTGGCCGAACCGTGGCGGACGATCACCTTCTTCAACCCGATCGTCTATCTGATCTCCGGCTTCCGCTGGACCTTCTTTGGCCAGGGGGATGTCGGGATCGAGTTCAGCCTGTTGTTCGTCGCCGGGATGCTGACGGTGTGTATCGCCATTATCGCCTGGATGTTTCGGACGGGGTATCGGTTTAAGAAGTGA
- a CDS encoding MATE family efflux transporter → MAVTHPSPWRIEASALIALALPMIAGNIAWSAIAATDLLLLGRLGAEAVAAGALAINLFHAFLLFGMGLVTAASPLIASERGRRRHSVRDVRRTVQQTLRAALFFVLPAWAILWQCEAILLAMGQDADLSRDAGRLMHGMQWALLPFLGFTTLRTFIAALERPIWGLLIMLCALPFNLLIGWALIFGHLGFPPLGLFGAGLAGTISSAFLFFGLLGVILIDRRFRRYRILGRFWTRDRERQRQVWALGLPIAITLGFETTVFNASALLMGLIDRDSLAAHAVAIQIAALVFMVPMGIGQAATVRVGIAHGRHDRAGIGRAGWLALILGTGFAAVAAAALILMPRTLVSVFLDLDNPANARTISLAVSFLAIAALFQLVDAAQAVGAGVLRGLQDTTIPMIFALIGYWVVGIGIGSLLAFPLGMDGLGIWLGLASGLGVVAVMLVIRWSLRERLGLVPA, encoded by the coding sequence ATGGCCGTGACCCACCCCTCCCCATGGCGCATCGAAGCCAGCGCCCTCATCGCCCTCGCGCTGCCGATGATCGCGGGCAATATCGCCTGGTCGGCCATCGCCGCGACCGACCTGCTGCTGCTCGGCCGCCTTGGCGCAGAAGCGGTCGCAGCGGGTGCGCTCGCCATCAACCTGTTCCACGCTTTCCTGCTCTTCGGCATGGGTCTCGTCACCGCCGCCTCGCCGCTGATCGCCAGCGAGCGCGGCCGCCGCCGCCATTCGGTGCGCGACGTGCGCCGTACCGTGCAACAGACGCTGCGCGCCGCGCTCTTCTTCGTGCTGCCCGCTTGGGCGATCCTGTGGCAGTGCGAGGCGATATTGCTCGCCATGGGGCAGGATGCCGACCTGTCGCGCGATGCCGGACGATTGATGCACGGCATGCAATGGGCGCTGCTGCCTTTCCTTGGCTTCACCACATTGCGGACCTTCATCGCCGCGCTGGAACGGCCGATCTGGGGCCTGCTCATCATGCTCTGCGCGCTGCCCTTCAACCTGCTGATTGGCTGGGCGCTGATCTTCGGCCATCTCGGCTTCCCGCCGCTCGGCCTCTTCGGTGCCGGGCTGGCGGGCACCATCTCGTCGGCCTTTCTCTTCTTCGGCCTGCTCGGCGTCATCCTGATCGACCGGCGCTTCCGCCGCTATCGCATCCTGGGTCGTTTCTGGACGCGCGATCGCGAACGGCAGCGGCAGGTCTGGGCGCTCGGCCTCCCGATCGCGATCACGCTCGGCTTTGAAACCACCGTCTTCAACGCTTCGGCGCTGCTCATGGGGCTGATCGACCGCGACTCGCTCGCCGCCCATGCGGTCGCGATCCAGATCGCCGCTCTGGTGTTCATGGTGCCGATGGGCATAGGCCAGGCCGCCACCGTGCGCGTTGGCATCGCCCATGGACGACATGACCGCGCCGGGATCGGCCGCGCCGGCTGGCTGGCGCTGATCCTGGGCACGGGCTTTGCCGCCGTCGCCGCCGCCGCGCTCATCCTGATGCCGCGCACCCTGGTTTCCGTCTTCCTCGACCTCGACAACCCGGCCAATGCCCGGACGATCAGCCTCGCCGTCAGCTTCCTCGCCATCGCCGCCCTGTTTCAGCTTGTCGATGCCGCGCAGGCCGTCGGCGCGGGCGTGCTGCGCGGGTTGCAGGACACGACCATCCCGATGATCTTCGCGCTCATCGGCTATTGGGTGGTGGGGATCGGCATCGGCAGCTTGCTCGCCTTTCCGCTCGGCATGGACGGCCTCGGCATTTGGCTCGGTCTCGCCAGCGGCCTTGGCGTTGTGGCCGTCATGCTGGTCATCCGCTGGTCCTTACGCGAACGGCTGGGCCTCGTCCCGGCCTGA
- the rpsF gene encoding 30S ribosomal protein S6: protein MALYEHVFLARQDLAQAQVDALAEIATKIVEENEGKVTKVETWGLRSLAYKIAKNRKAHYVMLNIDAPGNVIAELERQTQINEDIIRYMTVKVDELETGPSVMMRKQERSERGDRGPRGDRGDRGPREDRGDRGPRRDREETAGE, encoded by the coding sequence ATGGCTCTGTACGAGCATGTGTTCCTTGCGCGCCAGGATCTGGCACAGGCGCAGGTGGACGCGCTGGCGGAAATCGCCACCAAGATCGTCGAAGAGAATGAAGGCAAGGTTACCAAGGTCGAGACCTGGGGTCTGCGTTCGCTCGCCTACAAGATCGCGAAGAACCGCAAGGCGCACTACGTCATGCTGAACATCGACGCGCCGGGCAATGTGATCGCGGAGCTGGAGCGCCAGACCCAGATCAACGAAGACATCATCCGCTACATGACCGTCAAGGTCGACGAGCTGGAAACCGGCCCTTCGGTGATGATGCGCAAGCAGGAGCGTTCGGAACGTGGTGATCGCGGTCCCCGCGGCGACCGTGGCGATCGTGGCCCGCGCGAAGATCGTGGTGATCGTGGCCCGCGCCGCGACCGCGAAGAAACCGCTGGCGAATAA
- a CDS encoding GIY-YIG nuclease family protein, producing MERQPCVYLLSSGRHATIYIGVTSDLMGRLHQHRTGAVPGFTSRYNVKRLVHYEMAETMEAAILREKQLKAWKRAWKVALIEKDNPFWEDRAVMLGFPPLA from the coding sequence ATGGAACGTCAACCTTGCGTCTATCTGTTGAGCAGTGGTCGTCATGCCACGATCTATATCGGCGTCACATCTGATTTGATGGGTAGGTTGCACCAACATCGCACCGGCGCGGTTCCCGGCTTCACATCGCGCTATAATGTGAAGCGACTGGTTCATTATGAAATGGCCGAGACGATGGAAGCGGCCATCCTGCGCGAGAAGCAGTTGAAAGCCTGGAAGAGGGCGTGGAAGGTGGCGCTCATCGAGAAGGATAATCCATTCTGGGAAGATCGGGCCGTCATGCTGGGCTTTCCGCCTCTGGCGTAG
- a CDS encoding DUF808 domain-containing protein: MPSGLIALLDDVAGIAKLAATSLDDVAAAAGKAGTKAAGVVIDDAAVTPNYVMGLTAERELPIIWKIAKGSIRNKLLFLLPAALLISALAPWLLPPLLMVGGAFLCFEAAEKLLEAIQGGHDVAEEALATLNSTELENQKVSSAIRTDFILSGEIMAISLGTVADKPIWEQAIVLFVVAIGITAGVYGVVGLIVKMDDIGLHLAQRASYVTRAIGRGLVKAMPILMKILSVVGTAAMLWVGGGLIVHGLHEYHLDLIPDMIHHLAQGAAQALPAVAPVADWVVNAIGAGIVGLIIGAIIVAALHLFKKKH, from the coding sequence ATGCCTTCGGGTCTGATCGCGCTGCTCGATGATGTCGCGGGCATTGCCAAACTTGCCGCGACCTCGCTCGACGATGTCGCCGCCGCGGCTGGTAAGGCCGGCACGAAGGCGGCAGGCGTCGTGATCGACGACGCCGCCGTGACCCCCAATTACGTGATGGGCCTCACCGCCGAACGCGAATTGCCGATCATCTGGAAAATCGCCAAGGGATCGATCCGCAACAAACTCCTCTTCCTGCTGCCCGCCGCTTTGCTCATCAGCGCGCTCGCGCCCTGGCTGCTGCCACCGCTTCTCATGGTCGGCGGCGCCTTCCTCTGTTTCGAGGCGGCGGAAAAGCTGCTGGAAGCGATCCAGGGCGGCCATGACGTCGCCGAAGAAGCGCTGGCGACCCTCAATTCGACAGAGCTTGAAAACCAGAAAGTATCGAGCGCCATCCGCACCGACTTCATCCTGTCGGGTGAAATCATGGCCATTTCGCTTGGCACCGTGGCCGACAAGCCGATCTGGGAGCAGGCGATCGTCCTGTTCGTCGTTGCTATCGGGATCACGGCGGGCGTCTATGGCGTCGTCGGCCTGATCGTGAAGATGGACGATATCGGCCTCCACCTCGCCCAGCGCGCCTCCTACGTCACCCGCGCGATCGGCCGTGGCCTGGTCAAGGCGATGCCGATCCTCATGAAGATATTGAGCGTCGTCGGCACCGCCGCGATGCTCTGGGTCGGCGGTGGCCTCATCGTCCACGGCCTGCACGAATATCATCTCGATCTGATCCCCGACATGATCCACCATCTGGCGCAGGGCGCGGCTCAGGCGCTCCCCGCCGTCGCCCCCGTGGCCGATTGGGTGGTCAATGCAATCGGCGCAGGCATTGTCGGCCTCATAATCGGCGCCATCATCGTCGCCGCCCTGCATCTGTTCAAGAAAAAGCATTAA
- a CDS encoding LysR family transcriptional regulator: MFDWDDLRVFLAVARARKVAPAARALGIDATTIARRLARLEKALDAELFEMGAGERSLTARGQELLGHAEAAESAALAAVEEMRGQERTLAGQVRLSVAEGFGTWVLAPGMGDFNRRHPGIRLDLITASGFLNPSKREADMAVMLARPQRGRLMVRRLGDYRLHLYAAPDYLARAGRPETPADLRGHTLIGYVPEFIFSPELDYLDEVEAGLEAHLRSTSIIMQQRMIAEGAGIGVLPDFIGRRDAGLVPLMAERVEITRSFWLVMHGDLRKLARIAAVADWLQERIETLSGYRDLASLA; encoded by the coding sequence ATGTTCGATTGGGATGACCTGCGGGTATTTCTGGCGGTGGCGCGCGCGCGCAAGGTAGCCCCGGCGGCGCGGGCGCTGGGGATCGACGCGACCACGATCGCGCGGCGGCTGGCGCGGTTGGAGAAGGCGCTGGATGCCGAATTGTTCGAAATGGGCGCTGGTGAGCGCAGCCTGACGGCGCGGGGGCAGGAGTTGCTGGGCCATGCCGAGGCGGCCGAGAGCGCGGCGCTGGCGGCGGTCGAGGAGATGCGCGGGCAGGAGCGCACGTTGGCGGGGCAAGTGCGGCTGTCGGTGGCGGAGGGGTTCGGCACCTGGGTGCTGGCACCGGGGATGGGCGATTTCAACCGGCGGCATCCGGGCATCCGGCTGGACCTGATCACCGCGTCGGGTTTCCTTAATCCTTCCAAGCGCGAGGCGGATATGGCGGTGATGCTGGCGCGGCCGCAGCGGGGGCGGTTGATGGTACGGCGGCTGGGGGATTATCGGCTGCATCTTTATGCCGCGCCCGATTATCTGGCGCGGGCGGGGCGGCCGGAGACGCCCGCTGACCTGCGCGGGCATACGCTGATCGGCTATGTGCCGGAATTCATCTTTTCTCCGGAGCTGGATTATCTGGACGAGGTGGAAGCGGGGTTGGAGGCGCATTTGCGATCGACCAGCATCATCATGCAGCAAAGAATGATCGCGGAAGGGGCAGGGATCGGCGTGTTGCCGGACTTTATCGGGCGGCGTGACGCAGGGTTGGTGCCGTTGATGGCAGAGCGGGTCGAGATTACGCGCAGCTTCTGGCTGGTCATGCATGGCGACCTGCGCAAGCTGGCGCGGATCGCGGCGGTGGCCGATTGGCTGCAAGAACGCATCGAAACGCTTTCTGGTTACCGCGATTTAGCTTCGCTGGCCTGA
- a CDS encoding CoA-acylating methylmalonate-semialdehyde dehydrogenase, translating to MREISHKLAFTHDAPATRYSDVFDPNNGGVQARVALGDAALLDLAVAAAKKAQPAWAAVNPQRRARVMFNFKALVEANMTELAHLLSSEHGKVIADSKGDIQRGLEVIEFCCGIPHVLKGEYTQGAGPGIDVYSFRQPIGIGAGITPFNFPGMIPLWMSGVAIATGNAFILKPSERDPSVPVRLAELFSEAGLPDGILQVVQGDKEMVDAILDHPDIKGVSFVGSSDIAHYVYNRGVAAGKRVQAMGGAKNHGIVMPDADLDQVVNDLSGAAFGSAGERCMALPVVVPVGEKTAIALREKLIPAIEALRVGVSTDAEAHYGPVVTAAHKQKIENWIQTGVDEGAELVVDGRGFTLQGHEEGFFVGPTLFDHVTTGMSAYKEEIFGPVLQMVRADSFEEAVALPSQHQYGNGVAIFTRNGHAAREFAARVDVGMVGINVPIPVPVAYHTFGGWKRSAFGDTNQHGMEGVKFWTKVKTITQRWPDGGVGDAANAFVIPTMG from the coding sequence ATGCGTGAGATTTCGCACAAGCTCGCCTTCACCCATGACGCGCCAGCGACACGCTATAGCGACGTGTTCGATCCCAATAATGGCGGCGTCCAGGCGCGCGTGGCGCTGGGCGATGCCGCCCTGCTCGACCTCGCCGTCGCCGCTGCCAAGAAAGCGCAGCCCGCCTGGGCCGCCGTCAACCCGCAACGCCGCGCCCGCGTCATGTTCAATTTCAAGGCGCTGGTCGAAGCGAACATGACCGAGCTGGCCCACTTGCTCAGCTCCGAACATGGCAAGGTGATCGCGGACTCCAAGGGCGACATTCAGCGCGGCCTCGAAGTCATCGAATTTTGCTGCGGCATCCCCCACGTCCTCAAGGGCGAATATACCCAAGGCGCAGGCCCCGGCATCGACGTCTACAGCTTCCGCCAGCCGATTGGCATTGGCGCGGGCATCACGCCCTTCAACTTCCCCGGCATGATCCCGCTCTGGATGTCGGGCGTCGCCATCGCGACCGGCAACGCCTTCATCCTCAAGCCCTCCGAGCGTGACCCGTCCGTGCCTGTCCGCCTCGCCGAACTGTTCAGCGAAGCGGGCCTGCCCGACGGCATCCTCCAGGTCGTTCAGGGCGACAAGGAAATGGTCGACGCCATCCTCGACCACCCGGACATCAAGGGCGTCAGCTTCGTCGGCTCGTCCGACATCGCCCATTATGTCTATAATCGCGGCGTCGCCGCCGGAAAGCGCGTCCAGGCGATGGGCGGCGCGAAAAATCACGGCATCGTCATGCCCGACGCCGATCTCGACCAGGTGGTCAACGACCTGTCCGGCGCCGCCTTCGGCTCGGCGGGCGAGCGCTGCATGGCCCTCCCCGTCGTCGTGCCGGTCGGCGAAAAGACCGCCATTGCGCTGCGTGAAAAGCTCATCCCGGCGATCGAAGCCCTGCGCGTCGGCGTCTCCACCGATGCCGAAGCCCATTATGGCCCGGTCGTCACCGCCGCACACAAGCAGAAGATCGAAAACTGGATTCAGACCGGCGTCGATGAAGGCGCGGAACTGGTGGTCGACGGCCGCGGCTTCACCCTGCAAGGGCATGAGGAAGGCTTCTTTGTCGGCCCCACTTTGTTCGATCATGTCACCACCGGCATGAGCGCGTACAAGGAAGAGATTTTCGGCCCCGTCCTCCAGATGGTCCGCGCCGACAGTTTCGAAGAAGCCGTCGCCCTCCCCAGCCAGCATCAATATGGCAATGGCGTCGCCATCTTCACCCGCAACGGCCACGCCGCCCGCGAATTCGCCGCCCGCGTCGATGTCGGCATGGTCGGCATCAACGTGCCGATCCCGGTCCCGGTCGCCTACCACACATTCGGCGGCTGGAAACGCTCGGCCTTTGGCGACACCAACCAGCACGGCATGGAGGGCGTCAAATTCTGGACCAAGGTCAAGACGATCACCCAACGCTGGCCCGATGGCGGCGTAGGCGACGCGGCGAATGCGTTCGTCATCCCGACCATGGGGTAA
- a CDS encoding class I SAM-dependent methyltransferase: MQHKPKRSRAIALPSGEFRARATEYLDFLAAWVQKPRQTASVVPSSRYLARLMVAQIDPTDGRVLELGGGTGVFTRAILKTGLPPEKLEVVEINPAFARGLRRHFPQVSVLETPAQIVSTATAGEPGDYQVVVSGLPLLAMDRYMHHDILSESFRMLQPGGSFVQFTYSMRHPVNREVIEALGLDVVRVGQTVRNFPPATVFRFTRRGE; encoded by the coding sequence ATGCAGCATAAGCCCAAGCGCAGCCGGGCAATCGCTCTTCCGAGCGGGGAATTTCGCGCCCGCGCCACCGAATATCTCGATTTCCTGGCCGCCTGGGTCCAGAAGCCGCGCCAGACGGCGTCGGTCGTGCCATCGAGCCGCTATCTCGCGCGGCTGATGGTGGCGCAGATCGATCCGACCGATGGCCGGGTGCTGGAACTGGGCGGGGGAACGGGCGTGTTCACGCGGGCCATCCTGAAGACCGGCCTGCCGCCCGAAAAGCTTGAGGTGGTGGAGATTAATCCCGCCTTTGCGCGCGGATTGCGGCGGCATTTTCCGCAGGTGTCCGTGCTGGAAACCCCCGCGCAGATCGTGTCGACCGCGACGGCGGGGGAACCGGGCGATTATCAGGTGGTGGTGAGCGGATTGCCGCTGCTGGCGATGGACCGCTATATGCATCACGACATATTGTCCGAATCCTTCCGTATGTTGCAGCCGGGGGGCAGCTTCGTGCAGTTCACTTACTCGATGCGACACCCGGTCAATCGGGAGGTTATCGAGGCGCTGGGGCTGGATGTGGTGCGTGTCGGCCAGACGGTGCGCAATTTTCCACCCGCGACCGTATTCAGGTTCACGCGTCGGGGAGAATAG
- the rpsR gene encoding 30S ribosomal protein S18 translates to MARPFFRRRKSCPFAAKDAPKIDYKDVRLLQGFVSERGKIVPSRITAVSAKKQRELSQAIKRARHLGLLPYIVK, encoded by the coding sequence ATGGCACGCCCATTTTTCCGCCGCCGCAAGAGCTGCCCCTTCGCCGCCAAGGATGCGCCGAAGATCGATTATAAGGACGTCCGTCTGTTGCAGGGCTTCGTGTCCGAACGCGGCAAGATCGTCCCCAGCCGCATCACGGCCGTTTCGGCCAAGAAGCAGCGCGAACTGTCCCAGGCCATCAAGCGCGCCCGTCATCTGGGCCTGCTGCCCTACATCGTGAAGTAA